From Sphingopyxis sp. USTB-05, the proteins below share one genomic window:
- a CDS encoding acetyl-CoA C-acetyltransferase, protein MAEAYIVDAVRTAGGKRNGKLADWHPADLAAETFDALLDRNASLDPEAIEDVILGCVMQAGEQCFAFARNAILASRLPSTTPGVAVDRQCGSSQQSLQFAAQAVMSGTQGVVIAAGVESMTRVPMFSNYTLHEKEGIGTGPLSPRGKERYHRTTQFSQFEGAELLAQKHGFGREALDRFALDSHRKAAAAIQAGAFDTEIVPIDIGGELHRIDEGVRFDATLEGIASVKLLREGGVVSAANASQVCDGASGALVVSERALKQFNLTPIARIHNMTVTAGDPVIMLEEPVTATRRALQRAGMSIGDIDLYEVNEAFAQVPLTWLKEIGGDPEKLNVNGGAIALGHPLGASGTKLMATLINALRARGKRWGLQTMCEAGGVANVTIVEAL, encoded by the coding sequence ATGGCCGAAGCCTACATCGTGGACGCTGTCCGTACTGCGGGCGGCAAGCGCAATGGGAAACTTGCCGATTGGCACCCCGCAGACCTTGCTGCTGAAACGTTCGATGCTCTGCTCGATCGCAATGCCTCGCTTGATCCCGAGGCAATCGAAGACGTCATTCTCGGCTGTGTCATGCAGGCTGGCGAGCAGTGTTTCGCTTTTGCGCGCAATGCAATCCTGGCATCGCGGCTGCCTTCGACGACTCCTGGAGTCGCTGTCGACCGTCAATGCGGATCATCGCAGCAGTCGCTCCAATTCGCGGCTCAGGCCGTGATGTCGGGGACCCAGGGTGTGGTAATTGCCGCGGGCGTCGAGAGCATGACCCGGGTGCCGATGTTCTCGAACTATACCCTGCATGAAAAAGAGGGAATCGGTACAGGACCGCTAAGCCCGCGGGGCAAGGAGCGCTATCACCGGACAACCCAGTTCAGCCAGTTCGAAGGGGCCGAATTGCTCGCGCAGAAGCACGGCTTCGGCCGCGAGGCGCTCGACCGATTTGCCCTGGACAGCCACCGTAAGGCAGCAGCAGCAATCCAGGCAGGCGCGTTCGACACCGAAATCGTTCCCATAGATATCGGCGGGGAATTGCATAGGATCGACGAAGGCGTCCGGTTCGATGCAACTCTGGAAGGCATCGCATCGGTAAAACTCCTGCGCGAAGGAGGTGTCGTTTCCGCCGCCAATGCCAGCCAGGTTTGCGATGGGGCGAGCGGCGCCCTGGTCGTGAGCGAGCGCGCGCTCAAGCAGTTCAACCTTACCCCGATAGCCCGAATCCACAATATGACGGTAACCGCCGGTGATCCTGTCATCATGCTGGAAGAGCCGGTCACGGCCACCCGCAGGGCCTTGCAGCGCGCCGGCATGTCGATCGGGGACATCGATCTTTACGAGGTGAACGAGGCGTTTGCTCAGGTCCCGCTGACCTGGCTCAAGGAAATCGGCGGCGATCCCGAGAAACTCAACGTCAACGGCGGCGCCATCGCACTTGGTCACCCGCTGGGCGCTTCTGGAACCAAGCTGATGGCGACTCTGATCAACGCGCTTCGAGCCAGAGGCAAGCGCTGGGGCTTGCAGACCATGTGCGAGGCGGGAGGCGTCGCCAATGTGACCATCGTCGAGGCGCTCTGA